A window of Bradyrhizobium sp. AZCC 1610 contains these coding sequences:
- a CDS encoding alpha/beta hydrolase codes for MKLSRSALTVLAAMVASTAWAQQMPEDLAWKLLELGRVIDPPKTVELYAPLQEKEPYQGIKVDRDVKYGPADRNLLDIFAPDNVTSARPVLIFVHGGAFVGGNKRTTPTSPFYDNIMLWAARNGFIGVNVAYRLAPLAPWPAGAEDIATAVKWITDKIGERGGNPARIYLMGHSAGAVHVANYVSHPEFHKVKGGGLAGAIMLSGIYDLTATPLADTQRAYFGADPARYAERSSLSGLATTDIPLMLAAAELDPEGFVLQFDLAKDASCKRAAGCARTFLLPQHSHMSEVYSINTADTRLTDQILDFVKTGK; via the coding sequence ATGAAACTATCAAGGTCGGCTTTGACCGTTCTGGCGGCAATGGTCGCGAGCACGGCGTGGGCACAGCAGATGCCGGAGGATCTGGCCTGGAAGCTCCTGGAACTCGGCCGCGTCATCGACCCACCCAAGACGGTGGAGCTCTACGCGCCGCTGCAGGAAAAAGAGCCGTATCAGGGCATCAAGGTCGACCGGGACGTTAAATACGGCCCCGCCGATCGCAACCTGCTCGATATCTTCGCACCGGATAATGTGACATCGGCCCGGCCGGTGCTGATCTTTGTCCACGGCGGCGCCTTCGTCGGCGGCAACAAGCGGACAACACCGACCAGCCCGTTCTACGACAACATCATGCTGTGGGCGGCAAGGAACGGCTTCATCGGCGTCAACGTCGCCTATCGGCTGGCGCCACTCGCACCCTGGCCGGCGGGCGCCGAGGATATCGCCACCGCGGTGAAGTGGATCACCGACAAGATCGGCGAGCGTGGCGGCAATCCCGCGCGCATCTACCTGATGGGACATTCCGCCGGCGCGGTTCACGTCGCAAACTATGTCTCGCATCCCGAATTCCACAAGGTGAAGGGTGGCGGCCTGGCCGGCGCGATCATGCTCTCGGGCATTTACGACCTGACCGCGACACCGCTCGCCGATACCCAGCGCGCCTATTTCGGCGCCGATCCCGCGCGCTACGCCGAACGATCCTCGCTGTCCGGTTTGGCAACAACGGATATCCCGCTGATGCTGGCCGCCGCCGAACTGGACCCGGAAGGCTTCGTGCTGCAATTCGATCTCGCGAAAGATGCAAGCTGCAAACGCGCCGCCGGATGCGCGCGCACGTTCCTGCTGCCGCAGCACAGCCACATGTCGGAGGTGTATTCGATCAACACCGCCGACACCCGGCTGACCGATCAGATCCTGGATTTCGTGAAGACAGGGAAATAG
- a CDS encoding replication-associated recombination protein A, translating to MSPKRPREATNLFAAAGMEQDAPHPLPDRLRPRTLSDVVGQDHILGPDGALTRMLDTRTLGSLVFWGPPGTGKTTVARLLADATELHFEQISAVFSGVADLKKVFDAARARREMGKGTLLFVDEVHRFNRAQQDSFLPVMEDGTVVLVGATTENPSFELNAALLSRARVLVFHSLDAAAIEKLFAHAEKVEGRKLPLDAEARAVLVRMADGDGRAALTLAEEVWRAARKDEIFNAAQLQEILQRRAPIYDKSADGHYNLISALHKSVRGSDPDAALYYLARMLDAGEDPLFLARRVVRMAIEDIGLADPQALVICNAAKDAFDFLGSPEGELAIAQAVIYLATAPKSNAAYKAFGAAMRTAKEGGSLLPPKHILNSPTKLMKSEGYGSGYEYDHDAPDAFSGQDYFPEALGRQTFYDPPDRGFEREIRKRLDYWAKLRRERERE from the coding sequence ATGAGCCCGAAGCGACCCCGCGAGGCCACCAATCTCTTTGCTGCGGCAGGGATGGAGCAGGACGCGCCGCATCCGCTTCCCGACCGGCTGCGCCCGCGCACGCTTTCCGACGTCGTCGGCCAGGATCACATCCTCGGGCCCGACGGCGCGCTGACGCGGATGCTGGACACGCGCACGCTGGGCTCGCTGGTGTTCTGGGGACCGCCCGGCACCGGCAAGACCACCGTGGCGCGGCTGTTGGCAGACGCCACTGAACTGCATTTCGAGCAGATTTCGGCGGTGTTTTCGGGCGTTGCCGACCTGAAAAAAGTGTTCGACGCTGCGCGCGCCCGGCGCGAAATGGGCAAGGGCACGCTGCTGTTCGTCGACGAGGTGCATCGTTTCAACCGCGCGCAGCAGGATTCGTTTCTGCCCGTGATGGAAGACGGCACGGTGGTGCTGGTCGGCGCCACCACGGAAAACCCGTCGTTCGAGCTCAACGCCGCGCTGCTGTCGCGGGCGCGGGTACTGGTGTTTCATTCGCTCGATGCCGCTGCGATCGAAAAACTGTTTGCGCATGCCGAAAAGGTCGAGGGCCGGAAATTGCCGCTCGATGCGGAGGCGCGCGCCGTGCTGGTGCGCATGGCCGATGGCGACGGCCGCGCCGCGCTGACGCTCGCCGAAGAGGTCTGGCGCGCCGCGCGCAAGGACGAAATCTTCAACGCCGCGCAATTGCAGGAGATCCTGCAGCGGCGTGCGCCGATCTATGACAAGTCCGCCGACGGCCATTACAATTTGATCTCGGCGCTGCATAAATCGGTGCGCGGCTCCGATCCCGATGCGGCGCTGTATTACCTCGCGCGCATGCTGGATGCCGGCGAGGACCCGCTGTTCCTGGCGCGGCGCGTGGTGCGCATGGCGATTGAGGACATCGGTCTCGCCGATCCGCAGGCGCTTGTGATCTGCAACGCCGCCAAGGATGCCTTCGATTTTCTTGGGTCTCCCGAGGGCGAACTCGCGATCGCGCAGGCGGTGATCTATCTCGCCACCGCGCCGAAATCGAACGCCGCCTACAAGGCGTTCGGGGCTGCGATGCGCACAGCGAAGGAGGGCGGTTCGCTGCTGCCGCCAAAGCATATTCTCAATTCGCCGACCAAGCTGATGAAGTCGGAAGGTTATGGTTCGGGTTACGAGTACGACCACGACGCGCCGGACGCCTTCTCTGGGCAGGACTACTTTCCGGAAGCGTTGGGGCGACAAACCTTCTACGATCCGCCGGATCGCGGGTTCGAGCGCGAGATCCGCAAGCGGCTGGATTACTGGGCGAAGTTGCGAAGGGAACGTGAACGCGAATGA
- a CDS encoding tetratricopeptide repeat protein: MATLASTLAAAAETVEVVPGVQVTKRTYSVPTNEQPFFGFAVKSPEEKAADEKFVDAIVGATGSREKAFDETTMRGWRAINTGKIKEAAVRFNQAFLILPEQSRVYHGFAVVAQARFNDLDAADELFRIALERPNPVKALKADYGRFLLVAKRPRDAQSVLEQAVKDAPDFGDAWTNLAWARFHNGDPAAACAAAEEAAKRRPSNNSMGDLTAVRNVAQCK; encoded by the coding sequence GTGGCGACGCTGGCGTCCACGCTTGCGGCTGCTGCCGAAACCGTCGAGGTGGTGCCGGGCGTTCAAGTGACGAAGCGGACGTATTCCGTGCCGACCAACGAGCAGCCATTTTTTGGATTTGCGGTCAAGAGTCCGGAGGAGAAAGCCGCTGATGAAAAATTTGTAGACGCCATCGTGGGAGCCACCGGCTCGCGTGAAAAGGCTTTCGATGAAACAACCATGCGTGGCTGGAGAGCGATAAATACCGGCAAGATAAAGGAAGCCGCGGTGCGATTTAATCAGGCGTTTCTCATTTTGCCTGAACAGAGCCGCGTCTATCATGGCTTCGCGGTGGTTGCGCAAGCTCGATTCAATGACCTGGATGCTGCGGACGAACTCTTCAGGATCGCGCTGGAGCGGCCCAACCCGGTAAAGGCCCTCAAGGCCGATTATGGTCGCTTCCTGCTGGTCGCCAAACGGCCGCGCGATGCGCAGTCCGTGCTGGAACAGGCGGTCAAGGATGCTCCCGATTTCGGCGACGCCTGGACCAATCTCGCCTGGGCGCGCTTTCACAATGGCGACCCGGCCGCGGCCTGCGCGGCGGCGGAGGAGGCTGCCAAGCGCCGTCCGTCCAACAATTCCATGGGCGATCTGACGGCGGTCAGAAACGTCGCCCAGTGCAAATAG